The proteins below come from a single Prochlorococcus marinus CUG1415 genomic window:
- the glyS gene encoding glycine--tRNA ligase subunit beta — protein sequence MSKYLLEIGTEELPAEFSQSVLDQFNSLIEFELKKKLIKYNNILVTSTPRRIVLFVEGLIDYAEDKTILRKGPKANSAFLNGSPTNAALGFANSLGVDVGELEIKNTEKGDFVFGKRIEKGQSTRISLSSIIPKLVNSLQGPRFMKWGTGNIKFSRPIRWITSLYNDEILDFSFDECDPNFQISNKSKSHRLLNKVFEVQNPDNFFELMKQNRVLVERNARKEKIESLINQESKSLNLNPDLSEGLLNELTDLVEWPELIIGKFSEEFLDLPVEVLSKVMKCHQRYVPLLLTNNTFSKLDLSSEKIISTNFFVISNGLKESNNNIAKGNEKVLRARFSDAKFFVESDKKVASIERNEKLKSVSYLEGLGDVFQRVERIKEVTKKVLLFLNDKSLENNKIIEAARYCKNDLCSEIVYEFPDLQGIMGGKYLKNEGFSEDVCLAVAEHYLPSFYKDALPSTKYGAIVSISDKIETLISIFISGKRPSGSSDPYALRRNLNGVIKIIWDYEFDLPLVNLFNELIEFWEIGFPNLNFSKEKVLNDLNEFLVQRIVSHLEELSLSKELIKAVCSSDQLSQKRILNIVDLKNRIKSIVTFKEKETFFVIQKVINRASKLANNSNLSTEVLSTGDYVNTKLFEKECELKVFEFIRELEKLFSEGHCNYLKLLNLFEININTIEDLFDNEKGVLIMSEDINIRNNRLNLLSLIRNYSLKIADFTLLNS from the coding sequence CTAAAGCAAATTCAGCTTTTTTGAATGGGTCTCCTACTAATGCTGCTTTGGGCTTTGCGAATAGTCTAGGTGTAGATGTAGGTGAGCTAGAAATAAAAAATACAGAAAAGGGTGATTTTGTTTTTGGAAAGAGAATTGAGAAGGGACAATCAACAAGAATTTCGTTGTCTTCAATTATTCCTAAATTAGTGAATAGTCTTCAAGGCCCTCGATTTATGAAATGGGGTACTGGGAACATAAAATTTTCTAGACCTATTAGGTGGATTACCTCTCTTTACAATGATGAAATTCTTGATTTTTCATTTGATGAATGTGATCCAAATTTCCAAATAAGTAATAAATCAAAAAGCCATAGACTCTTAAATAAAGTTTTTGAAGTTCAGAATCCTGATAATTTTTTTGAATTAATGAAACAAAATAGGGTATTAGTTGAGCGAAACGCAAGAAAAGAAAAAATTGAAAGTCTTATAAATCAGGAATCTAAATCACTAAATCTAAATCCTGACTTATCTGAAGGATTGCTTAATGAATTAACTGATTTAGTTGAATGGCCAGAATTAATCATTGGTAAATTTAGTGAGGAATTTCTTGATCTGCCTGTTGAGGTTCTTTCAAAGGTAATGAAATGTCATCAGAGATATGTTCCTCTTTTATTAACAAATAATACTTTTTCTAAACTAGATTTAAGCTCTGAAAAAATCATTAGTACAAATTTTTTCGTTATTTCAAATGGACTTAAAGAATCAAATAATAATATTGCTAAGGGTAATGAGAAAGTTTTGAGAGCAAGGTTTTCAGATGCAAAGTTTTTTGTAGAAAGTGATAAGAAAGTTGCTTCAATTGAAAGAAATGAAAAACTTAAATCTGTTTCTTATTTGGAAGGACTGGGTGATGTTTTTCAGAGAGTAGAGAGAATTAAAGAAGTTACTAAAAAAGTTCTTCTATTTTTAAATGATAAGTCTTTAGAAAATAACAAAATAATAGAAGCGGCTAGATACTGTAAAAACGACTTGTGTAGCGAAATTGTTTATGAATTCCCAGATTTGCAAGGAATAATGGGTGGTAAATATCTCAAGAATGAAGGATTTAGTGAGGATGTTTGTTTGGCTGTAGCTGAACATTATTTACCTTCTTTTTATAAAGATGCTTTGCCCTCTACTAAATATGGTGCAATAGTTTCTATCTCAGATAAGATTGAAACTTTAATAAGTATATTTATTTCTGGGAAGCGCCCAAGTGGATCTTCTGATCCATATGCTTTGAGAAGAAATTTGAATGGAGTGATTAAAATAATTTGGGATTATGAATTTGATTTGCCTTTAGTTAATTTGTTTAACGAACTTATTGAATTTTGGGAAATCGGATTCCCTAATTTGAACTTCTCAAAAGAGAAAGTTTTAAATGATTTAAATGAATTCTTAGTTCAAAGAATTGTTAGTCATCTCGAAGAATTATCACTTAGTAAAGAATTAATAAAGGCCGTTTGCTCCTCCGATCAATTGTCTCAAAAAAGAATATTGAATATTGTTGATCTAAAGAATAGGATTAAATCTATTGTCACTTTTAAAGAAAAAGAAACTTTTTTTGTGATCCAGAAGGTAATTAACAGGGCAAGCAAATTAGCTAATAACAGTAATCTATCTACAGAAGTTCTTTCAACAGGAGATTACGTAAACACTAAACTTTTTGAAAAAGAATGTGAATTGAAAGTATTTGAATTTATTAGAGAATTAGAAAAACTTTTTTCAGAAGGTCATTGCAATTATTTGAAACTTCTAAATTTATTCGAGATTAATATAAACACTATTGAGGATTTATTTGATAATGAAAAGGGAGTTCTGATAATGTCAGAGGATATAAACATCAGAAATAATAGACTCAATTTATTGAGCCTAATTAGAAATTATTCTTTAAAGATCGCTGACTTTACACTTTTGAACTCTTAA